From one Portunus trituberculatus isolate SZX2019 unplaced genomic scaffold, ASM1759143v1 PGA_scaffold_490__1_contigs__length_16601, whole genome shotgun sequence genomic stretch:
- the LOC123500803 gene encoding histone H3 has product MARTKQTARKSTGGKAPRKQLATKAARKSAPATGGVKKPHRYRPGTVALREIRRYQKSTELLIRKLPFQRLVREIAQDFKTDLRFQSSAVMALQEASEAYLVGLFEDTNLCAIHAKRVTIMPKDIQLARRIRGERA; this is encoded by the coding sequence ATGGCACGTACTAAGCAAACGGCCCGCAAGTCCACCGGTGGCAAGGCGCCCCGCAAGCAGCTTGCCACGAAGGCAGCTCGCAAATCTGCTCCTGCCACTGGAGGTGTCAAGAAGCCCCACCGTTACAGGCCAGGAACCGTGGCCCTCCGTGAGATCCGCCGTTATCAGAAGAGCACCGAACTGCTTATCAGGAAGCTGCCTTTCCAGCGCTTGGTGCGTGAAATTGCCCAGGATTTCAAGACTGACCTCCGCTTCCAGTCCTCCGCTGTCATGGCCCTCCAGGAAGCTTCCGAGGCTTATCTCGTGGGTCTCTTTGAAGACACTAACCTGTGCGCCATCCACGCCAAGCGTGTCACTATCATGCCCAAGGACATCCAGCTGGCTCGTCGAATCCGTGGCGAGCGTGCCTAA